The following are from one region of the Aequoribacter fuscus genome:
- the frr gene encoding ribosome recycling factor, with the protein MINDIREEAQARMQKSIEALGHNFNKIRTGRAHPSLLDGIKVEYYGSDTPLNQVANINIEDARTLSLQVWDRTMISAVEKAIMKSDLGLNPSSAGEVIRIPMPMLTEETRKGYIKQARAEAEAARVSLRNARRDAMSMLKDLVKEKEISEDDERRGQDEVQKLTDKMVKKVDELLAAKEADLMEI; encoded by the coding sequence GTGATTAACGATATTAGAGAAGAAGCCCAAGCGCGAATGCAAAAAAGTATCGAAGCTCTGGGCCATAACTTCAATAAAATTAGAACCGGCCGCGCCCACCCAAGCCTGCTCGACGGAATCAAAGTCGAGTATTACGGGTCGGATACCCCGCTCAATCAAGTAGCCAATATCAATATCGAAGATGCGCGGACGCTTTCTCTTCAAGTGTGGGATCGCACGATGATTTCAGCCGTCGAAAAAGCGATTATGAAGTCAGATTTGGGGTTGAATCCGTCCAGCGCTGGCGAGGTCATTCGCATTCCCATGCCAATGTTGACCGAGGAAACACGCAAGGGCTACATCAAGCAAGCTCGTGCGGAGGCCGAGGCGGCACGAGTATCGCTTCGAAACGCCCGTCGCGATGCGATGAGTATGCTAAAGGACCTGGTGAAAGAGAAAGAAATCAGCGAAGACGATGAGCGTCGCGGTCAAGATGAAGTGCAGAAGTTAACCGACAAGATGGTAAAAAAGGTTGATGAGCTCTTGGCGGCGAAAGAAGCCGACCTGATGGAAATCTAG